Proteins encoded together in one Deltaproteobacteria bacterium window:
- a CDS encoding VTT domain-containing protein → MRRAGAPDPDMPPVEPGSPSSAIALAVIIAACLAVVYLTPLREWVRELETGRMPARLADLRALARDAGLAGQAVYVAGGGLAVAVGVPRLAVAALGGAVFGWIEGAALAQVGTLVGCWATFALGRRLGHAWVASLVARRFPRAEALLDFISRHGFEANVVLRLTPVGNAFATNLLFAVSRVRLATFLAGTFVGVLPTTAIAALAGSAAKGTELAPRLLGSALALALLILGTVWWTRRLRLASRGDSRLAARR, encoded by the coding sequence GTGAGGCGCGCCGGCGCGCCGGACCCCGACATGCCTCCGGTCGAGCCCGGCTCGCCGAGCTCGGCGATCGCGCTCGCGGTGATCATCGCGGCCTGCCTCGCGGTCGTCTACCTGACGCCGCTTCGAGAGTGGGTTCGCGAGCTCGAGACCGGGCGGATGCCCGCGCGGCTCGCCGACCTTCGTGCGCTGGCGCGCGACGCGGGCCTGGCCGGCCAAGCCGTGTACGTCGCGGGCGGAGGACTCGCGGTGGCGGTGGGCGTTCCGCGCCTCGCCGTCGCGGCACTGGGTGGAGCCGTCTTCGGCTGGATCGAGGGAGCCGCGCTCGCGCAGGTCGGCACGCTGGTCGGCTGCTGGGCGACGTTCGCGCTCGGCCGCCGTCTCGGCCACGCCTGGGTCGCGTCGCTCGTCGCGCGCCGCTTTCCCCGGGCGGAAGCGCTCCTCGACTTCATCTCGCGCCACGGATTCGAGGCGAACGTCGTGCTTCGGCTCACGCCGGTCGGAAATGCCTTCGCGACCAATCTGCTCTTTGCCGTGAGTCGGGTGCGGCTGGCCACGTTCCTCGCCGGAACCTTCGTCGGCGTGCTGCCGACGACCGCCATCGCTGCGCTCGCCGGCAGCGCGGCCAAGGGGACGGAGCTTGCGCCGAGGCTGCTCGGCAGCGCGCTCGCTCTCGCGCTGCTGATCCTGGGCACGGTGTGGTGGACGCGCAGACTGCGCCTCGCATCGCGCGGCGACAGCCGGCTAGCCGCGCGTCGCTAG
- a CDS encoding glycosyltransferase family 2 protein gives MTAAATVDLSVVLPCFNEEGCVEALADEIVASVKPLGLDYEILYVDDGSTDGTVAALLRARSRHPEVRIVRHATNRGQSAAMATGFERARGSVLVVMDSDLQSDPADIPRLIEALRGHDCVATKRLRRQDDWVNRVASRLANAFRNAVTGEDRISDAGCAYRAIRREALRELFVWNGMHRFLPTMLRLQGFRVTEIEVNHRPRTTGRSKYGIRDRLWRGIADCFAMRWYRKRVIPAQRVEPGES, from the coding sequence ATGACCGCCGCCGCGACCGTCGATCTCTCGGTCGTGCTGCCGTGCTTCAACGAAGAGGGCTGCGTGGAAGCGCTCGCCGACGAGATCGTGGCTTCGGTGAAGCCGCTCGGTCTCGACTACGAGATCCTGTACGTCGACGACGGCTCGACCGACGGCACGGTCGCCGCGCTGCTGCGCGCGCGGTCGAGGCACCCCGAGGTCCGGATCGTCCGTCATGCGACCAACCGCGGCCAGAGCGCCGCGATGGCCACCGGCTTCGAGCGCGCGCGCGGGTCCGTGCTGGTCGTGATGGACAGCGATCTGCAGAGCGATCCGGCCGACATCCCGCGCCTGATCGAGGCGCTGCGCGGCCACGATTGCGTCGCGACGAAGCGGCTCCGTCGCCAGGACGACTGGGTGAATCGGGTCGCTTCGAGGCTTGCGAACGCGTTCCGGAACGCGGTGACCGGCGAGGATCGGATCTCGGACGCCGGCTGCGCGTACCGCGCGATCCGGCGCGAGGCGCTGCGCGAGCTCTTCGTCTGGAACGGCATGCACCGCTTCCTGCCGACGATGCTGCGCCTGCAGGGATTTCGGGTCACCGAGATCGAAGTGAATCATCGGCCGCGGACGACGGGTCGGTCGAAGTACGGGATCCGCGATCGACTCTGGCGCGGAATCGCCGACTGCTTTGCGATGCGCTGGTACCGCAAGCGAGTGATCCCCGCGCAGAGGGTCGAGCCGGGCGAGTCGTGA
- a CDS encoding MgtC/SapB family protein, translated as MLVANAVHPFMAVALFAAAAVFLVLRYQFDAQKNLDPGYTTEVASLCTFAVGALAQAGEGLVATVVAIVMVVLLRSKRALHRASHLLSPTDMEALIRFLVITGIVFPLLPDTAIDPWYRVLRPHDVWRMVVLISGLSFAGYVLMRVRAGAASHVVSGLLGGLVSSTAAALAWSRAGRGAAQSRPYEAMIALAASTAFLRMWAMLSIVAPMLAGRVAAPLGAMFAAGLLLAFARHSPDRDTEERTPLANPLSLRVAFTFAAVYAAVTLLLAATRDAFGAAGVFAVSGAAALVGADAPGLSLARLAADGQLPLDTAALAVVAVAIGTTLGKVGILLAVGRDRFALRTAATLLAVAAVGVAALVLRLQFGQ; from the coding sequence GTGCTGGTCGCGAACGCCGTGCACCCGTTCATGGCGGTGGCGCTGTTCGCGGCGGCCGCGGTGTTCCTGGTGCTGCGCTACCAGTTCGACGCGCAGAAGAACCTGGACCCGGGCTACACCACCGAGGTCGCGAGCCTTTGCACGTTCGCGGTCGGCGCGCTCGCGCAGGCGGGCGAGGGCCTGGTCGCGACCGTGGTCGCGATCGTGATGGTGGTGCTGCTGCGCTCCAAGCGCGCGCTGCACCGCGCCTCGCACCTGCTCTCGCCCACCGACATGGAGGCGCTGATCCGCTTCCTGGTCATCACGGGAATCGTCTTCCCTCTGCTTCCCGACACCGCGATCGACCCGTGGTACCGAGTGCTGAGGCCGCACGACGTCTGGCGCATGGTCGTGCTGATCTCGGGTCTCTCGTTCGCCGGCTACGTGCTGATGCGCGTGCGCGCGGGCGCCGCGAGCCACGTGGTCTCGGGCCTGCTCGGCGGGCTGGTGTCGAGCACCGCCGCGGCGCTCGCCTGGTCCCGCGCCGGACGCGGCGCCGCGCAGTCACGCCCCTACGAGGCGATGATCGCGCTCGCGGCGTCGACGGCGTTCCTGCGCATGTGGGCGATGCTCTCCATCGTCGCTCCGATGCTTGCGGGTCGCGTGGCTGCGCCGCTCGGCGCGATGTTCGCGGCCGGGCTGCTGCTGGCGTTCGCGCGCCACTCGCCCGACCGCGATACCGAGGAGCGAACGCCGCTCGCGAACCCGCTCTCGCTCCGCGTCGCGTTCACGTTCGCCGCGGTCTACGCCGCGGTGACGCTCCTGCTCGCGGCCACGCGCGACGCGTTCGGCGCTGCGGGCGTGTTCGCGGTATCGGGCGCGGCCGCGCTCGTCGGCGCCGACGCGCCAGGCCTATCGCTCGCGCGGCTCGCGGCCGATGGTCAGCTCCCGCTAGACACCGCGGCGCTCGCGGTGGTGGCGGTCGCGATCGGCACCACGCTGGGAAAGGTGGGAATCCTGCTCGCGGTCGGCCGCGATCGATTCGCGCTTCGCACCGCCGCGACGCTCCTCGCGGTGGCCGCGGTCGGGGTCGCCGCGCTGGTCTTGCGGCTTCAGTTCGGCCAGTAG
- a CDS encoding alpha/beta hydrolase, with product MLDPAIGERTVQANGLRFRVLEAGTGDRLALCLHGFPELGFSWRHQLPLLAQLGYRAWAPDLRGYGGSDRPQGLHEYALEKLMDDVAGLIDASGAKETVLLAHDWGGVIAWHFALRRIRPLSRLIVMNLPHPAVFERVLRSGWRQRLRSWYVLFFQIPWLPEKLLGMRGARMIGEAFRGMAVDKSRFSEGVLDVYRRAALEPGALTAMVNYYRAAVRGGGGRRQRSLGYPKIDTPTLMVWGEQDTALGVELTEGTQDFVSDFTLRRLANASHWVQQDAPDEVNAILREWLGEARGRST from the coding sequence ATGCTGGACCCGGCGATCGGCGAGCGGACGGTGCAGGCGAACGGATTGCGCTTCCGGGTTCTGGAGGCGGGAACCGGCGACCGGCTGGCGCTCTGCCTGCACGGTTTCCCGGAGCTCGGGTTCTCGTGGCGGCACCAGCTTCCGCTGCTGGCGCAGCTGGGCTACCGCGCCTGGGCTCCCGACCTGCGCGGCTACGGCGGCAGCGACCGCCCGCAGGGCCTGCACGAGTACGCGCTCGAGAAGCTGATGGACGACGTCGCCGGGCTGATCGACGCCTCGGGCGCGAAGGAGACCGTGCTCCTCGCGCACGACTGGGGCGGCGTGATCGCCTGGCACTTCGCGCTGCGCCGCATCCGCCCGCTCTCGCGCCTGATCGTGATGAATCTGCCCCACCCGGCCGTGTTCGAGCGCGTGCTGCGCAGCGGCTGGCGCCAGCGTTTGCGCTCCTGGTACGTGCTGTTCTTCCAGATCCCGTGGTTGCCCGAGAAGCTGCTGGGAATGCGCGGCGCTCGGATGATCGGCGAGGCGTTCCGCGGCATGGCGGTCGACAAGAGCCGCTTCTCCGAGGGGGTGCTCGACGTCTACCGCCGCGCGGCGCTGGAGCCCGGCGCGCTCACCGCGATGGTCAACTACTACCGCGCGGCCGTGCGCGGCGGCGGCGGGCGCCGCCAGCGCAGCCTGGGCTACCCGAAGATCGACACTCCGACGCTGATGGTCTGGGGCGAGCAGGATACCGCGCTCGGTGTAGAGCTGACCGAGGGCACGCAGGACTTCGTCAGCGACTTCACGCTGCGGCGGCTTGCGAACGCCTCGCACTGGGTGCAGCAGGACGCGCCGGACGAGGTGAACGCGATCCTGCGCGAGTGGCTCGGCGAGGCCAGAGGACGGTCGACGTGA